CGCTATCTGTTATCCTCTACAATATAACACACATATGGCATTTAAAAAGGTTACCATGCTTATTGCTTTAACATGGTTATTCCCTCTTCTTAATATTGTAGTCGTGATATCTTTGAGTGCATCTTTACAGCTGTGTGGGAACATTATTGACAGATCGTTCTGTGACAACTACTCTGTTGTGAAACTGGCCTGCTATGACACGACGGTCAACAACATCTATGGACTGATGTACACTTTCATTGTAATATTTGGTCTTGCAACAGTAATCTGTTTCACTTACATGAGGATTTTCAGAGTTTGTTTCTCTGGCTCTAAACAGACCAGACAGAAAGCTGTCAGTACCTGCACACCTCATCTCGCTTCCCTCCTGAACTTCTCCTTTGGGTGTTTCTTTGAAATAGTGCAGGGCAGATTTGATATGACCAGAGCACCAATTATGTTGCGCATCTTTTTATCTTTATACTTTCTCACTTGCCAACCGCTCTTCAACCCTTTAATGTACGGACTGAATTTGACCAAAATCCGCATCATATGTAAAAGTCTGGTCTTTGGTAAAATGTAAGGTACTGTTGAAAGCCATGTAGTTTTTTTCCTGAGCttcaataacataaaaatgccTTGTCTGTAGCACATGTCTGCCTAAGGAATGTGggtgttaaaaaataaacatctaaacAAAAGTTTGAATCTTTGAGTGGAAAACTGTTGAGTTTGCAAAAAGGATGCATCTTGAGATGCAAGAGGAATTGTGCATTATATTTATGGACAAAGTTTTCCACATAAGGCAGCAAATTAAAACcagcaaaacatttatatttttacaaatgtagAAATTGTGCAGTTGCTGCTTTGTCAGTGGTTGTAATGGTTATAGAAATACACTGTGATTAAAGTCTTGTGCTGAACAACTATTTGAATAAAGTGACTCTTCCAGTTCCTGACATGTAAAGGTGCCGTACATTGTAGACAGTGGGACAGCTGGACCAATAGCACGACGTGAAGAAGCCATTTTACTtagcatttttgtttattttatatattttcttaatcCTAAAGTGTAGTATTAAAAGCATTATGAATTACCTTGTTGTTATAGAATGCCGTGCAAATAGTCCAATAGACATACACCTAAAAACGTTTTTCtggtaacactttctatgacgcCCATGTCTATAAAGCATTAAAGATACTTTGCATACCTAAAGTTACAAGCACTGATTAATAATCACAATGCATTATAACAATACACATAATTATccacattataaagcattttataaagTCATTATCAAACATTAAATAGCAATATAAATTGGAATAGCCCATATCATTGGTAGATATTCAATAATTACAAGTATGTCATTTGAACACAAGAAACTGCAGTGCAAATGCCAATTAATCTTTTGAGTTCATCCAAAAACAGTGTCCCTAAAAAAGTACCGATATGAAAACAAGCCACATCACCTCCTAAATGTAAATCACCACTGGGACCACTATGTATAAactgtgtgtgaaatgttttacttgaaAACCCAAATCTCCCTGTGCtaatatttttgtctgtttatttttgtgtaaaacaaTTGGTCCCAAGACACTTTTGGTGGATTTGTGTTCACCAGTGGAAAGCAAAGTTACATCCCTTTATAAAAAACAACCCCTAATATTTCATTTGTGTCTGATATTGTAGAGGATAGAAGATAACAAGATATCTGTCATAAGACACAATGGCTAAGGTTAATCATTTTACACATAAAAGTACacatagtaaaataataatgttggtAGATTGAGGTGCTAAAGTAGTGTGATGagagaaaatggatggaatagTCTGGAGTCAGAAAAGATGAAGTGCTATTCAAGTGTGCTATTCAAGTGTGCCAAAAGAACAGAGGGATTTGTACCCATGCTCATCCAGTCAGTCAATGGAGGAGCATGTGGAGCAATGATTACTCGGTTATTGAAATTAATTTAGTAATGATTGACCAGTAAATTCATTGATGCATGATTATAGCTGGCACCCGTGCCCAGGCGTGAAAAGGCAAAGAAAACCGGCTCATCACAAGCTCTGCAGGCGATGAGAAAGTACATAGCTGCCCTTAATCCTTTTCCACCAGCAACTCCAGGCCCATCTAATGCAGACTACACGGTCATCTGCACCGTACAGTCACTGGTTAGCTCGATCCAGACCCGCTCCAATCCCTGGAAAAAGCGGCAACTACAACTACATCAGCCACCTTAGCCGCCACCAAGGACTTGATGCGGAAAACAAGCTTCAT
This genomic window from Anoplopoma fimbria isolate UVic2021 breed Golden Eagle Sablefish unplaced genomic scaffold, Afim_UVic_2022 Un_contig_13897_pilon_pilon, whole genome shotgun sequence contains:
- the LOC129115060 gene encoding olfactory receptor 11A1-like — translated: MMINSTQVSHFTFGAYFDLGLFKYLFFMIIMCFYVVIVCTNLLLIVVICMNRSLHEPMYLFLCSLFVNEMFGSTGLFPFLLVQILSDIHVISVTFCFLQIFCLYTYANVQFYNLAIMSYDRYLAICYPLQYNTHMAFKKVTMLIALTWLFPLLNIVVVISLSASLQLCGNIIDRSFCDNYSVVKLACYDTTVNNIYGLMYTFIVIFGLATVICFTYMRIFRVCFSGSKQTRQKAVSTCTPHLASLLNFSFGCFFEIVQGRFDMTRAPIMLRIFLSLYFLTCQPLFNPLMYGLNLTKIRIICKSLVFGKM